In Tachysurus fulvidraco isolate hzauxx_2018 chromosome 1, HZAU_PFXX_2.0, whole genome shotgun sequence, a single window of DNA contains:
- the LOC113647145 gene encoding putative ferric-chelate reductase 1, producing the protein MEPKRIAVLVFVCIVCVAKADVPQPTALEYNMTSTDCGIAKLCWSNVPNCDPLENSTCFFTSIQLNSQTVFFELSGWTSGYVALKLAAINQTEVGDVVFVCANNNTAIGTFFFETASQNGTNSVSTIDSVQGALKQNDSLIQCSFTTTSNLTSNSFGNLTLTNTTTVFLAIMTGSTNGTQLGEPTVVFNSTVTLDLYNSNSQMTTQIPMTTANSGNSLVSFCTQGLAVILSAMSLDFITSHSP; encoded by the exons ATGGAGCCCAAACGTATCGCAGTGCTTGTGTTCGTCTGCATCGTTTGTGTCGCTAAAGCCGACGTGCCGCAGCCAACAGCTCTGGAG TACAACATGACGTCCACCGACTGCGGAATCGCTAAACTGTGTTGGTCGAATGTACCTAATTGTGATCCTTTAGAAAACTCCACCTGCTTTTTCACTTCCATTCAACTGAACAGCCAAACTGTGTTCTTTGAACTTAGTGGCTGGACTTCTGGATACGTGGCACTGAAACTCGCTGCCATTAACCAAACCGAG GTAGGCGACGTGGTGTTTGTCTGCGCCAACAACAACACTGCTATCGGCACTTTCTTTTTTGAAACTGCTTCACAAAACGGCACGAACTCTGTG TCCACCATTGACTCTGTTCAAGGTGCTCTAAAACAAAACGACAGCCTTATTCAGTGCTCCTTCACCACCACCTCCAATCTCACCAGCAACTCGTTCGGCAACTTGACCTTGACTAACACAACCACCGTTTTCTTGGCCATCATGACTGGAAGCACAAACg GAACACAACTAGGAGAACCAACCGTGGTATTTAACAGCACCGTAACGTTAGACCTGTATAATAGCAACAGCCAAATGACAACACAGATCCCCATGACTACGGCAAACAGCGGCAACTCGCTAGTCAGCTTCTGTACTCAAG gGTTGGCTGTGATTCTCAGTGCCATGAGCCTCGACTTCATCACTTCACACAGTCCATga